A genomic region of Streptomyces sp. R33 contains the following coding sequences:
- the trpM gene encoding tryptophan biosynthesis modulator TrpM, whose amino-acid sequence MAPDRPSVRTRPGSGPAGVPTAHAPLARGCRPRGCRAPARRVHGRRVRYVIGSEPGQVNGMRWRTTGAL is encoded by the coding sequence ATGGCCCCCGACCGCCCCTCCGTCCGCACCCGGCCCGGCTCAGGCCCGGCCGGTGTGCCGACGGCGCACGCGCCCCTGGCGCGCGGCTGCCGCCCCCGCGGCTGCCGTGCCCCGGCCCGGCGGGTGCACGGGCGCCGGGTCAGGTACGTGATCGGCTCCGAGCCCGGTCAGGTCAACGGCATGCGATGGCGCACCACAGGCGCGCTGTAA
- a CDS encoding HGxxPAAW family protein, with product MAGTNHGHTPAAWTGVIIAFIGFCISGAFMVIANPLGFWAGLVVVALGGVVGLAMKAAGMGAPKAAHDDLAVVIAANKAAAKV from the coding sequence ATGGCGGGCACTAACCACGGACACACCCCGGCCGCCTGGACCGGTGTCATCATCGCTTTCATCGGTTTCTGCATCTCCGGCGCGTTCATGGTCATCGCGAACCCGCTCGGGTTCTGGGCCGGGCTCGTCGTCGTCGCGCTCGGCGGTGTGGTGGGCCTGGCGATGAAGGCCGCGGGCATGGGCGCGCCGAAGGCCGCCCACGACGACCTGGCCGTGGTCATCGCCGCGAACAAGGCCGCTGCCAAGGTCTGA
- the trpC gene encoding indole-3-glycerol phosphate synthase TrpC, whose product MSVLDEIIEGVREDLAERQARVSLDELKERAAKAPQAKDGVAALRGDGVKVICEVKRSSPSKGALAAIADPAGLAADYEAGGAAVISVLTEQRRFGGSLADLEAVRARVDIPILRKDFIVTAYQLWEARAYGADLALLIVAALEQEALVSLIERAESIGLTPLVEVHDEDEVERAVAAGAKIIGVNARNLKDLKVDRSTFERVVGEIPAHIVKVAESGIRGPHDLIAYANEGADAVLVGESLVTGRDPKSAVADLVAAGAHPALRHGRS is encoded by the coding sequence GTGAGTGTGCTCGACGAGATCATCGAAGGGGTCCGCGAAGACCTTGCCGAACGGCAGGCCCGCGTGAGCCTCGACGAGCTCAAGGAGCGTGCCGCCAAGGCGCCCCAGGCCAAGGACGGCGTCGCGGCCCTGCGCGGCGACGGCGTCAAGGTGATCTGCGAGGTCAAGCGCTCCAGCCCCTCCAAGGGTGCGCTGGCCGCGATCGCGGATCCCGCCGGACTCGCCGCCGACTACGAGGCGGGCGGTGCGGCGGTCATCTCCGTCCTCACCGAGCAGCGCCGTTTCGGCGGCTCGCTGGCCGACCTGGAGGCCGTCCGCGCGCGCGTGGACATCCCGATCCTGCGCAAGGACTTCATCGTCACGGCGTACCAGCTGTGGGAGGCCCGCGCCTACGGCGCCGACCTCGCGCTGCTGATCGTCGCGGCCCTGGAGCAGGAGGCCCTCGTCTCCCTCATCGAGCGGGCCGAGTCCATCGGGCTCACCCCGCTCGTCGAGGTCCACGACGAGGACGAGGTCGAGCGCGCGGTTGCGGCCGGCGCCAAGATCATCGGCGTCAATGCCCGCAACCTCAAGGACCTCAAGGTCGACCGCTCCACCTTCGAGCGCGTCGTCGGCGAGATCCCGGCCCACATCGTCAAGGTTGCCGAGTCCGGCATCCGCGGGCCGCACGACCTGATCGCCTACGCCAACGAGGGCGCCGACGCCGTCCTCGTCGGGGAGTCCCTGGTCACCGGACGCGACCCGAAGTCGGCCGTGGCCGACCTCGTCGCCGCCGGGGCCCACCCCGCCCTGCGCCACGGACGGAGCTGA
- a CDS encoding TIGR02234 family membrane protein — protein sequence MGYVSAVPPPRNDTDAPTGADAPDSRGGRRSVAVALLLGALGATVVLLASGRVWARGTAAVGGGSLPLTADGRAVTGLPAALAIVGLAALVAVFAVRGRSRLLVSGLLALSGLGAALSAVLAADDRQALDAQAARTTADTAAQVGALSHTAWPYITAAGAALILVAGLLALRFGRSWPAMGGRYERDGSPRARKAAAVDPDRPEDLWKALDRGEDPTR from the coding sequence GTGGGGTACGTGAGTGCCGTACCCCCACCCCGAAACGACACCGACGCCCCCACCGGAGCAGACGCCCCGGACAGTCGCGGCGGCCGCCGCAGCGTGGCCGTCGCCCTGCTGCTCGGCGCGCTCGGTGCGACCGTCGTCCTGCTCGCCTCCGGCCGCGTCTGGGCCCGGGGCACCGCTGCCGTGGGGGGTGGCTCGCTGCCGCTGACCGCGGACGGGCGGGCCGTGACCGGGCTCCCGGCGGCCCTGGCCATCGTGGGCCTCGCGGCCCTGGTGGCCGTGTTCGCCGTGCGGGGCAGGAGCCGGCTGCTGGTCTCCGGGCTGCTGGCGCTGAGCGGCCTGGGCGCGGCCCTCTCCGCGGTGCTGGCCGCCGACGACCGGCAGGCGCTGGACGCGCAGGCGGCCCGTACGACCGCGGACACCGCGGCGCAGGTGGGGGCGCTGTCGCACACGGCCTGGCCGTACATCACGGCCGCCGGTGCGGCCCTGATCCTGGTCGCCGGACTGCTGGCCCTGCGCTTCGGGCGCAGCTGGCCGGCGATGGGCGGCCGCTACGAGCGGGACGGCAGCCCCCGGGCCCGCAAGGCGGCGGCGGTGGACCCCGACCGGCCCGAGGACCTGTGGAAGGCCCTGGACCGCGGTGAGGACCCGACCCGCTGA
- a CDS encoding DUF2752 domain-containing protein — protein sequence MSGENQRVDASHSTVDVPGPRPAPAPPQSRARRLAGPALTLASAALAFAYVGAVDPNEPGHYPVCPLFRLTGILCPGCGGLRSAHAFAHGDLITAFGANALAVVGYFVFAGFMVLWLVRAWRGGLAPRFALRRPYWWAIGVLALVFVVVRNLPFGSALAP from the coding sequence ATGAGCGGAGAGAATCAGCGCGTGGACGCCTCTCACAGCACCGTGGACGTGCCCGGGCCCCGGCCCGCGCCCGCGCCGCCGCAGAGCCGGGCGCGGCGGCTGGCCGGGCCGGCGCTCACGCTGGCCTCGGCGGCGCTGGCCTTTGCGTACGTGGGGGCCGTGGATCCCAATGAACCGGGCCACTATCCGGTCTGCCCGCTCTTTCGGCTGACCGGAATTCTGTGCCCCGGATGCGGCGGGCTGCGCAGTGCGCACGCGTTCGCGCACGGCGATCTGATCACTGCTTTCGGGGCGAATGCCCTGGCCGTCGTCGGCTACTTCGTCTTCGCAGGCTTCATGGTCCTGTGGCTGGTTCGCGCCTGGCGCGGCGGCCTCGCCCCGCGCTTCGCCCTGCGGCGGCCGTACTGGTGGGCCATCGGGGTGCTCGCGCTCGTTTTCGTGGTGGTCCGAAACCTGCCGTTCGGATCCGCCCTGGCCCCCTGA